One region of Streptomyces capillispiralis genomic DNA includes:
- a CDS encoding anti-sigma factor family protein, with protein sequence MPNEHETVGAYALGILDDAEATAFEAHLATCEWCAQQLDELAGMEPMLAALADLPGTGTPALGESLSAKPSPRVVEKLVDEVAERRARKRRRNFYMVAAAGALIVSGPFVAVAASGGGDEGGPRSGTGQTLAANPAKDAFDKASDRISATDPGTKVSATVALEEKTWGTGTVLELKNVTGPQKCSLIAVGKNGERETVTSWSVPDWGYGLPDAKTDKARQPLYIQGGAAFEPNEIDHFQVMTFDGKLLVEVDA encoded by the coding sequence GTGCCGAACGAGCACGAGACCGTCGGTGCCTACGCCCTCGGGATTCTCGACGACGCCGAAGCGACCGCGTTCGAGGCGCACTTGGCGACCTGCGAATGGTGCGCCCAGCAGCTCGACGAACTGGCCGGGATGGAACCGATGCTGGCCGCGCTCGCGGACCTGCCCGGCACCGGCACGCCCGCGCTGGGCGAGTCGCTGTCCGCCAAACCCTCCCCGCGCGTGGTGGAGAAGCTGGTCGACGAGGTCGCCGAGCGCCGCGCCCGCAAGCGCCGCCGCAACTTCTACATGGTGGCCGCCGCGGGCGCGCTGATCGTCAGCGGTCCCTTCGTCGCCGTGGCGGCGAGCGGCGGGGGCGACGAGGGCGGGCCCAGGAGCGGCACCGGGCAGACGCTCGCCGCGAACCCGGCCAAGGACGCCTTCGACAAGGCCTCCGACAGGATCTCGGCCACCGACCCCGGTACCAAGGTCTCCGCGACCGTGGCGCTGGAGGAGAAGACCTGGGGCACCGGGACGGTCCTCGAACTGAAGAACGTCACGGGTCCGCAGAAGTGCTCGCTGATCGCCGTCGGGAAGAACGGCGAGCGCGAGACCGTCACGTCCTGGTCGGTGCCGGACTGGGGCTACGGGCTGCCGGACGCCAAGACGGACAAGGCCAGGCAGCCGCTGTACATCCAGGGCGGCGCCGCGTTCGAGCCGAACGAGATCGACCACTTCCAGGTCATGACCTTCGACGGCAAGCTGCTCGTCGAGGTCGACGCGTAG
- a CDS encoding uroporphyrinogen-III synthase, translating into MDDERQRPDHGPLAGFTVGVTAARRADELGALLERRGAVVLHAPALRIVPLADDSELLAATKDIIGQVPDIAVATTAIGFRGWVEAADGWGLGEDLLARLRGVRILARGPKVKGAIRAAGLTEEWSPASESLAEVLDRLLEEGVDGLRIAVQLHGEPLPGFVESLRAGGADVVGVPVYRWLPPEDIGPVDRLLDAAVARTLDAVTFTSAPAAASLLSRAEERGQLDDVLAALGHDVLSACVGPVTALPLQARGIDTVQPERFRLGPLVQLLCQELPARARSLPLAGHRVEIRGHAVLVDGVLRPVPPAGMSLLRALARRPGWVVARAELLRALPGAGRDEHAVETAMARLRSALGTPKLIQTVVKRGYRLALDPVAESKYADG; encoded by the coding sequence ATGGACGACGAACGACAACGCCCCGACCACGGGCCACTCGCGGGCTTCACCGTGGGGGTGACCGCGGCGCGCCGGGCCGACGAACTGGGCGCGCTGCTGGAGCGGCGCGGAGCCGTCGTGCTGCACGCCCCGGCCCTGCGGATCGTGCCGCTCGCCGACGACAGCGAGCTGCTGGCCGCCACCAAGGACATCATCGGGCAGGTCCCGGACATCGCGGTCGCCACGACGGCGATCGGTTTCCGGGGGTGGGTGGAGGCCGCCGACGGCTGGGGACTCGGCGAGGACCTGCTGGCGCGGCTGCGCGGGGTGCGGATCCTGGCGCGCGGGCCCAAGGTGAAGGGCGCGATCCGGGCCGCCGGACTGACCGAGGAGTGGTCGCCGGCGTCGGAGTCGCTGGCCGAAGTGCTCGACCGGCTGCTGGAGGAGGGCGTCGACGGGCTGCGCATCGCCGTCCAGCTGCACGGTGAGCCGCTGCCCGGGTTCGTGGAGTCGCTCAGGGCCGGGGGAGCGGACGTGGTGGGCGTGCCCGTCTACCGGTGGCTGCCGCCGGAGGACATCGGGCCCGTCGACCGGCTCCTCGACGCGGCCGTCGCCCGGACGCTGGACGCGGTCACCTTCACCAGCGCGCCCGCCGCCGCGTCCCTGCTGTCGCGCGCCGAGGAACGCGGGCAGCTCGACGACGTGCTCGCTGCCCTCGGCCACGACGTGCTGTCCGCCTGCGTCGGCCCGGTCACCGCGCTGCCGCTGCAGGCCCGCGGCATCGACACCGTCCAGCCCGAACGCTTCCGGCTCGGCCCGCTCGTCCAGCTGCTCTGCCAGGAACTGCCCGCCCGCGCCCGCTCGTTGCCCCTGGCCGGGCACCGGGTGGAGATCCGGGGGCACGCGGTCCTGGTGGACGGCGTGCTCCGGCCCGTACCGCCGGCCGGGATGTCGCTGCTGCGGGCGCTGGCCCGGCGGCCCGGCTGGGTCGTCGCCCGCGCGGAACTGCTGCGCGCCCTGCCGGGCGCGGGCCGCGACGAGCACGCGGTGGAGACCGCCATGGCCCGCCTGCGTTCCGCCCTCGGCACCCCGAAGCTGATCCAGACGGTCGTCAAGCGCGGCTACCGCCTCGCCCTGGACCCGGTGGCGGAGTCGAAGTACGCGGACGGGTGA
- a CDS encoding nitrate/nitrite transporter: MTARSGRWIQHWDPEDETFWNTTGEKTARRNLLFSVLSEHIGFSIWTMWSVLVLFMGPEYGLTPADKFLLTSMVTLVGAVVRVPYTFAVAVFGGRNWTIVSAGLLLVPTVAAFAVMEPGTSFSTFLLVGLLAGIGGGNFASSMTNINAFFPLRKKGWALGLNAGGGNIGVPVIQLAALAIIGASGGPRVLLGIYIPLIAVAAVLAALYMDNLASVKNDTGAAKDAARDAHTWIMSFLYIGTFGSFIGYSFAFGQVLQNQFDRTPLEAAYVTFIGPLLGSLIRPVGGSLADRYGGARITLWNFVAMGAATSVLIVASMQKSLALFTVAFVVLFVLTGLGNGSTYKMIPGIFQAKALAKGLGGEEAAAYGRRLSGASMGLIGAVGALGGVGINLAFRQSFLSYGSGTGAFVAFLACYAVCFAVTWAVYLRRPAAGRTGTTAASEEKPQLSYARV; encoded by the coding sequence ATGACAGCCCGCAGCGGTCGCTGGATCCAGCACTGGGATCCGGAGGACGAGACCTTCTGGAACACCACCGGTGAGAAGACCGCCCGCCGCAACCTCCTCTTCTCCGTGCTGTCCGAGCACATCGGCTTCTCCATCTGGACGATGTGGTCCGTGCTGGTGCTCTTCATGGGCCCCGAGTACGGACTGACGCCCGCCGACAAGTTCCTGCTGACGTCCATGGTCACCCTGGTCGGCGCCGTGGTCCGGGTCCCGTACACCTTCGCGGTCGCGGTCTTCGGCGGACGGAACTGGACGATCGTCTCCGCCGGACTGCTGCTGGTGCCGACGGTCGCCGCGTTCGCCGTGATGGAGCCGGGGACGTCCTTCTCCACGTTCCTACTGGTCGGCCTGCTGGCCGGGATCGGCGGCGGCAACTTCGCCTCCTCCATGACCAACATCAACGCCTTCTTCCCGCTGCGGAAGAAGGGCTGGGCGCTGGGCCTGAACGCCGGCGGCGGCAACATCGGCGTCCCGGTGATCCAGCTCGCCGCCCTCGCCATCATCGGGGCGAGCGGCGGACCGAGGGTGCTGCTCGGCATCTACATCCCGCTGATCGCCGTCGCCGCCGTGCTCGCCGCGCTCTACATGGACAACCTGGCCTCGGTGAAGAACGACACCGGTGCCGCCAAGGACGCCGCGCGGGACGCGCACACCTGGATCATGTCCTTCCTCTACATCGGTACCTTCGGTTCGTTCATCGGCTACAGCTTCGCCTTCGGGCAGGTGCTGCAGAACCAGTTCGACCGCACCCCGCTCGAAGCCGCCTACGTCACCTTCATCGGTCCGCTGCTCGGCTCGCTGATCCGCCCGGTGGGCGGCTCGCTCGCCGACCGGTACGGCGGCGCGCGGATCACGCTGTGGAACTTCGTCGCCATGGGCGCGGCGACCTCCGTGCTGATCGTCGCCTCCATGCAGAAGTCGCTCGCGCTGTTCACCGTCGCCTTCGTGGTGCTGTTCGTGCTGACTGGCCTCGGCAACGGCTCGACGTACAAGATGATCCCCGGCATCTTCCAGGCGAAGGCGCTGGCCAAGGGGCTCGGGGGCGAGGAGGCGGCCGCGTACGGGCGGCGGCTGTCCGGGGCGTCCATGGGGCTGATCGGCGCGGTGGGCGCGCTCGGCGGGGTCGGCATCAACCTGGCCTTCCGCCAGTCCTTCCTCTCCTACGGCTCCGGCACCGGCGCGTTCGTCGCCTTCCTCGCCTGCTACGCCGTCTGTTTCGCGGTCACCTGGGCGGTATACCTTCGCCGCCCCGCGGCCGGGCGGACCGGCACGACCGCCGCCTCCGAGGAGAAGCCGCAGCTCAGCTACGCCAGGGTGTGA
- a CDS encoding HU family DNA-binding protein: MNRSELVAALADRAEVTRKDADAVLAAFAEVVGDIVSKGDEKVTVPGFLTFERTHRAARTARNPQTGEPIQIPAGYSVKVSAGSKLKEAAKGK; the protein is encoded by the coding sequence ATGAACCGCAGTGAGCTGGTGGCCGCGCTGGCCGACCGCGCCGAGGTGACCCGCAAGGACGCCGACGCCGTGCTGGCCGCGTTCGCCGAGGTCGTCGGCGACATCGTCTCCAAGGGCGACGAGAAGGTCACCGTCCCCGGCTTCCTGACCTTCGAGCGCACCCACCGTGCCGCTCGCACCGCGCGCAACCCGCAGACCGGTGAGCCGATCCAGATCCCGGCCGGCTACAGCGTGAAGGTCTCCGCGGGCTCCAAGCTCAAGGAAGCCGCCAAGGGCAAGTAA
- a CDS encoding NAD-dependent malic enzyme, translating to MATAPSVSYSMTIRLEVPASGTAVSQLTGAVESHGGSVTGLDVTASGHEKLRIDVTIAATSTAHADEIVEQLRGIEGVTLGKVSDRTFLMHLGGKIEMASKHPIRNRDDLSMVYTPGVARVCMAIAENPEDARRLTIKRNSVAVVTDGSAVLGLGNIGPKAALPVMEGKAALFKRFAGIDAWPICLDTQDTDAIVEIVKAIAPGFAGINLEDISAPRCFEIEARLREALDIPVFHDDQHGTAIVVLAALTNALRVAGKAIEDIRVVMSGAGAAGTAILKLLLAAGVKNAVVADIHGVVHAGREDLVDAAPESALRWIADNTNPEGLTGTLKEAVRGADVFIGVSAPNVLDGDDVAAMADGAIVFALANPDPEVDPAIARQTAAVVATGRSDFPNQINNVLVFPGVFRGLLDAQSRTVNTEMMLAAAQALADVVTEDELNPNYIIPSVFNDKVAGAVAGAVRDAAKAAAASAV from the coding sequence ATGGCAACGGCGCCCAGCGTCTCCTACTCGATGACCATCCGGCTGGAGGTGCCCGCCAGCGGAACAGCGGTCTCCCAGCTCACCGGGGCCGTCGAGTCCCACGGAGGTTCGGTGACCGGCCTCGACGTCACGGCGTCCGGCCACGAGAAGCTCCGTATCGACGTCACCATCGCGGCCACCTCCACCGCCCACGCCGACGAGATCGTCGAGCAGCTGCGCGGCATCGAGGGCGTCACCCTGGGCAAGGTCTCCGACCGTACGTTCCTGATGCACCTCGGCGGCAAGATCGAGATGGCGTCGAAGCACCCCATCCGCAACCGTGACGACCTGTCCATGGTCTACACCCCGGGCGTGGCCCGGGTCTGCATGGCGATCGCCGAGAACCCCGAGGACGCCCGCCGCCTCACCATCAAGCGCAACTCCGTTGCGGTCGTGACGGACGGCTCCGCCGTGCTGGGCCTGGGCAACATCGGCCCGAAGGCCGCGCTGCCGGTGATGGAGGGCAAGGCGGCCCTGTTCAAGCGGTTCGCCGGCATCGACGCCTGGCCGATCTGCCTCGACACCCAGGACACCGACGCGATCGTCGAGATCGTCAAGGCCATCGCCCCGGGCTTCGCCGGCATCAACCTGGAGGACATCTCCGCGCCGCGCTGCTTCGAGATCGAGGCCCGGCTGCGCGAGGCCCTGGACATCCCCGTCTTCCACGACGACCAGCACGGCACCGCGATCGTCGTCCTGGCGGCCCTCACCAACGCGCTGCGCGTCGCCGGCAAGGCGATCGAGGACATCCGCGTGGTCATGTCCGGCGCCGGCGCGGCGGGCACCGCCATCCTGAAGCTCCTGCTCGCGGCGGGTGTGAAGAACGCGGTGGTGGCCGACATCCACGGCGTGGTGCACGCGGGCCGCGAGGACCTGGTCGACGCCGCTCCGGAGTCGGCGCTGCGCTGGATCGCCGACAACACCAACCCCGAGGGCCTGACCGGCACCCTGAAGGAGGCCGTGCGCGGCGCGGACGTCTTCATCGGCGTGTCCGCCCCGAACGTCCTCGACGGCGACGACGTGGCCGCGATGGCGGACGGCGCGATCGTGTTCGCGCTCGCGAACCCCGACCCCGAGGTGGACCCGGCAATCGCCCGTCAGACGGCGGCCGTTGTGGCCACCGGCCGCTCCGACTTCCCCAACCAGATCAACAACGTGCTGGTGTTCCCGGGCGTCTTCCGCGGTCTGCTGGACGCCCAGTCCCGCACCGTCAACACCGAGATGATGCTGGCCGCCGCGCAGGCGCTGGCCGACGTGGTGACCGAGGACGAGCTGAACCCGAACTACATCATCCCGAGCGTCTTCAACGACAAGGTCGCGGGCGCGGTCGCCGGTGCGGTGCGCGACGCGGCGAAGGCGGCGGCGGCCTCGGCGGTGTAG
- a CDS encoding CGNR zinc finger domain-containing protein — protein MALGTVTAPYEPRFDTGRICLDLLATAHPGERIDSVAALRAWITGSGLVPQGTALAHADPSWPVAFRELRAQIGSLVRGRPAPGVPSYDLALARVNELARAAPPAPRAVPGEDGALVRGLDGPPGRAALLAVIARDAVDLLTDPAARASLRQCEGDNCPIVYVDTSRGRRRRWCSSEVCGNRERVARHRRRAALARA, from the coding sequence ATGGCACTGGGTACGGTCACGGCGCCCTACGAGCCGAGGTTCGACACCGGGCGGATCTGCCTGGATCTGCTCGCGACCGCCCATCCCGGCGAACGGATCGACTCAGTGGCGGCGCTGCGCGCCTGGATCACCGGCTCCGGGCTCGTGCCCCAGGGCACCGCGCTGGCCCACGCCGACCCCTCCTGGCCAGTGGCGTTCCGTGAACTGCGCGCGCAGATCGGGTCGTTGGTGCGCGGCCGGCCCGCGCCCGGTGTCCCCTCGTACGACCTCGCGCTCGCCCGGGTCAACGAACTCGCCCGCGCCGCGCCCCCGGCGCCCCGCGCGGTGCCGGGCGAGGACGGCGCGCTGGTGCGCGGGCTGGACGGTCCGCCCGGCCGGGCCGCCCTGCTCGCGGTGATCGCGCGGGACGCGGTGGACCTGCTCACCGACCCCGCCGCGCGGGCGAGCCTGCGGCAGTGCGAGGGCGACAACTGCCCGATCGTGTACGTCGACACCTCCCGGGGGCGCCGGCGGCGCTGGTGCTCCAGCGAGGTCTGCGGCAACCGCGAACGGGTGGCCCGCCACCGCCGCCGCGCGGCGCTCGCGCGGGCCTGA
- a CDS encoding ATP-binding protein, translated as MDSSLGALLRRLRHAAQMTIEELSHASGVSVRAIGNLERGESLGPQRATVIALADALRLTGECRDELLRAARSGQRRNPAPAPGLMAMPRAVPDFTGRGQEVGWLASLTDGSRDEPAPIVVISGQPGVGKTSLAVHAVSKLSHRFPDGYFFVDLRGLEARPLDPGVVLERLIRALAPTRHRLPLDVGDRAALYRSVVAERRIAVVLDNVADEAQVRPLLPATGAVLTVITSRRLLTGLEGVARLPLPPLPDTEARHLLEHLIPGLPTADHATDAISRLAHSCGNLPLALRIVGNRMASRPDWSPDRLATRLEGEERRLDALTAGDLEVTAAFELSYAQLSGAARQLFRRLSLMPGPHCGPRLASVLGGLPDADTEDALDELVELGLLQSGFTARYRLHDLIRIFARRRLEQEEPEDERAAAETRAVDWLLDTAIAAGRWFDPDYDKTLPEHWDDRAQLDSPEAAQQWLMTEADGWLAALELAAATGRWQRVVDVAEAMHWFSDRWIHWGYWPRIFTLSSNAAAELADHTAAATHLNYLSWAHNTCLGDTAGASDCARRAHAEAVTAGDLRQQAWADSYLAVALLKAGDAHGALPLAARAMRGFRTVNDREGMVMHALSTLGRALERTGKPGEALRAYRQRLTLASDPATAPSPEIAGMTRVSAARDIGLLHITQGRWREAIATLEPAVAWEQASNIPQWQAQMYAALGRARRELGQTEGALADVDRAIAIHEQIGDDNAVKAIQALRNGLGPDPSTRSTTETTS; from the coding sequence TTGGACAGCTCGTTAGGGGCGCTCTTACGGCGCCTGCGGCATGCCGCCCAAATGACCATCGAGGAGTTGTCGCACGCTTCCGGGGTCAGCGTGCGAGCGATCGGCAACCTGGAGCGCGGTGAGAGCCTCGGGCCGCAGCGCGCCACCGTGATCGCACTCGCGGACGCGCTACGACTGACCGGTGAGTGTCGCGACGAGCTACTGCGGGCCGCCCGCTCCGGTCAGCGCCGCAACCCGGCACCGGCCCCGGGGCTGATGGCGATGCCTCGCGCGGTGCCCGACTTCACCGGCCGCGGCCAGGAGGTGGGCTGGCTGGCCTCGCTCACGGACGGTTCGCGGGACGAGCCGGCGCCCATCGTCGTGATCTCGGGCCAGCCGGGGGTCGGCAAGACCAGCTTGGCGGTGCACGCCGTCAGTAAGCTGTCGCACCGTTTCCCCGACGGGTACTTCTTCGTCGACCTGCGCGGCCTGGAGGCACGGCCGCTGGACCCCGGCGTCGTTCTGGAACGGCTGATCCGCGCCCTGGCGCCGACCCGGCATCGGCTGCCGCTCGATGTGGGGGACCGGGCGGCCCTGTACCGGTCCGTGGTTGCCGAGCGCCGGATCGCCGTGGTGTTGGACAACGTGGCGGACGAGGCCCAGGTACGTCCCCTGCTGCCGGCGACCGGCGCGGTCCTGACAGTGATCACCAGTCGTCGGCTGCTCACCGGCTTGGAAGGGGTGGCCCGGCTCCCACTGCCGCCACTGCCTGACACGGAAGCCCGCCACCTGCTGGAGCACCTGATCCCCGGCCTACCCACTGCCGACCACGCCACCGACGCGATATCGCGACTGGCGCACTCCTGCGGCAACCTCCCACTGGCCCTGCGGATCGTCGGCAACCGCATGGCCAGCCGCCCCGACTGGTCACCCGACCGGCTCGCAACCCGTCTCGAGGGCGAGGAACGCCGTCTGGACGCACTGACCGCCGGCGACCTGGAGGTCACCGCGGCTTTCGAACTGTCCTACGCACAGCTGTCCGGCGCCGCGCGACAACTCTTCCGACGACTGTCCCTGATGCCGGGACCGCACTGTGGCCCCCGACTGGCCTCAGTGCTGGGAGGGCTGCCGGACGCCGACACGGAGGACGCCCTGGACGAGCTGGTCGAGCTCGGTCTGCTCCAGTCGGGTTTCACCGCGCGCTACCGGCTGCACGACCTCATCCGGATCTTCGCCCGACGGCGACTGGAGCAGGAGGAGCCCGAGGACGAGCGCGCCGCCGCCGAGACACGAGCGGTGGACTGGCTGTTGGACACGGCGATCGCGGCCGGCCGCTGGTTCGACCCGGACTACGACAAGACCCTCCCCGAGCACTGGGACGACCGCGCGCAGCTGGACTCCCCTGAGGCCGCACAACAATGGTTGATGACCGAGGCCGACGGCTGGCTCGCCGCGCTGGAACTGGCTGCCGCCACCGGAAGGTGGCAACGGGTGGTCGACGTGGCCGAAGCCATGCACTGGTTCTCCGACCGCTGGATCCACTGGGGCTACTGGCCCCGGATATTCACCCTGTCCAGCAACGCCGCCGCCGAGCTGGCCGACCATACCGCCGCCGCAACGCATTTGAACTACCTCTCCTGGGCGCACAACACGTGCCTCGGCGACACCGCGGGAGCGAGCGACTGCGCCCGTCGAGCCCACGCGGAAGCGGTCACGGCCGGGGACCTGCGACAGCAGGCGTGGGCCGACTCGTACCTGGCGGTGGCGCTGTTGAAGGCCGGGGATGCCCATGGCGCGCTGCCGCTGGCTGCCCGGGCGATGAGGGGCTTCCGCACCGTGAACGACCGAGAAGGCATGGTCATGCACGCGCTGTCCACCCTGGGCAGAGCGCTCGAGCGCACCGGGAAGCCGGGTGAGGCGCTGCGTGCCTACAGGCAGAGACTCACACTGGCGTCCGACCCGGCCACCGCGCCGTCGCCCGAGATCGCGGGAATGACACGGGTATCGGCGGCACGCGACATCGGCCTGCTGCACATCACGCAGGGAAGGTGGCGGGAGGCGATCGCGACACTCGAGCCGGCCGTCGCCTGGGAACAGGCCTCGAACATTCCCCAATGGCAGGCGCAGATGTACGCGGCGCTCGGCCGGGCACGCCGGGAACTGGGGCAGACCGAAGGCGCGTTGGCCGACGTGGACCGCGCCATCGCGATCCATGAGCAGATCGGTGACGACAACGCCGTAAAGGCCATCCAGGCCCTGCGCAACGGTTTGGGCCCGGACCCGAGCACTCGATCGACAACGGAAACGACATCATGA
- a CDS encoding sigma-70 family RNA polymerase sigma factor has translation MGVRKDAAVANERGSRARHRMSSQPSEPDEELMRALYREHAGPLLAYVLRLVAGDRQRAEDVVQETLIRAWKNAGQLNRATGSVRPWLVTVARRIVIDGHRSRQARPQEVDPSPLEVIPAEDEIDKALWLMTLSDALDDLTPAHREVLVETYFKGRTVNEAAQTLGIPSGTVRSRVFYALRSMKLALEERGVTA, from the coding sequence GTGGGCGTGCGCAAGGATGCGGCCGTGGCCAATGAGCGTGGATCGAGGGCCCGACATCGCATGTCCTCACAGCCCTCGGAACCCGATGAGGAGCTGATGCGCGCGCTGTACCGCGAGCACGCCGGACCTCTGCTGGCCTACGTCCTGCGGCTGGTCGCCGGAGACCGGCAGCGCGCGGAGGACGTCGTGCAGGAGACGCTCATCCGTGCCTGGAAGAACGCCGGTCAGCTCAATCGGGCGACCGGTTCGGTACGCCCCTGGCTGGTGACGGTCGCCCGGCGCATCGTCATCGACGGCCACCGCAGCCGGCAGGCCCGGCCGCAGGAGGTCGATCCGTCGCCGCTGGAGGTCATCCCCGCGGAGGACGAGATCGACAAGGCGCTGTGGCTGATGACGCTGTCGGACGCGCTCGACGACCTGACCCCGGCCCACCGGGAGGTCCTCGTCGAGACGTACTTCAAAGGGCGTACCGTCAATGAGGCGGCACAGACGCTCGGCATACCCAGCGGCACGGTCCGCTCCCGGGTGTTCTACGCCCTGCGGTCGATGAAGCTGGCTCTGGAGGAGCGGGGGGTGACGGCGTGA
- a CDS encoding HelD family protein: MAAQAQQESAVDPVHDSVRDREISVEQEHLDRVYRRLEEKIHEAEFLMADAARRGQVGTPGALAERDAQVFRAGIHLNRLHNEYEDFLFGRIDLLPGRDGKKGPDGAYTAVEPAEGAVRPDNTADIAETLHIGRIGVLDEDYSPLVIDWRAPAAAPFYRSTPVDPGRVVRRRVIRSKGRRVLGVEDDLMRPELTASLDGHELPVIGDGALMAALGQARTHTMRDIVASIQAEQDLVIRAPAASVTYVEGGPGTGKTAVALHRAAYLLYQDRRRYAGGILIVSPTPLLVAYTEGVLPSLGEEGQVAVRAIGSLVEGAEATLYDSPSVARAKGSYRMLKVVRKAARGALERADAPTRLRVVAFGRRLELEAEELAAVRRAALGGTAPVNLLRPRARKLLLDALWERSGAAGRHTDPELAAELRSSFDEDITSEDDFTAFLDAWWPELTPAAVLDAMADEKRLGRWARRILNPGEVRKVARSLRRDGRSVHDIAVLDELQAVLGTPARPRRQREMDPLDQLTGLEELMPVREETQRERAERLAQERVEYAHVIVDEAQDLTPMQWRMVGRRGRHATWTVVGDPAQSSWSDPDEAAQARDEALGTRPRRRFELTVNYRNPAEIAELASRVLALAMPGSTSPRAVRSTGVEPRFTVVADSLGATVRAEAARLLDRVEGTVGVVVAMQRREEARRWLTGLGDRVVALGSLEAKGLEYDATIVVSPAEIADESPAGLRVLYVALTRATQQLTVVSQERDEPDAAGVPDLLRD, from the coding sequence GTGGCCGCTCAGGCTCAACAGGAATCCGCGGTCGACCCGGTTCACGACTCCGTTCGCGACCGGGAGATCAGCGTGGAACAGGAACACCTGGACCGGGTGTACCGGCGCCTCGAGGAGAAGATCCACGAGGCGGAGTTCCTCATGGCCGACGCCGCCCGGCGCGGCCAGGTCGGCACGCCCGGCGCCCTCGCCGAGCGGGACGCCCAGGTCTTCCGGGCCGGCATCCACCTCAACCGGCTGCACAACGAGTACGAGGACTTCCTCTTCGGCCGGATCGACCTGCTGCCCGGCAGGGACGGCAAGAAGGGCCCCGACGGCGCCTACACCGCCGTCGAGCCCGCCGAGGGCGCCGTGCGCCCCGACAACACCGCCGACATCGCCGAGACCCTGCACATCGGCCGGATCGGCGTCCTCGACGAGGACTACAGCCCGCTGGTCATCGACTGGCGGGCCCCGGCGGCCGCCCCCTTCTACCGGTCCACCCCGGTCGACCCCGGCCGGGTGGTGCGGCGCCGCGTGATCCGCTCCAAGGGCCGCCGGGTCCTCGGCGTCGAGGACGACCTGATGCGGCCCGAGCTGACCGCGTCCCTCGACGGCCACGAACTGCCGGTGATCGGCGACGGCGCCCTGATGGCGGCGCTCGGCCAGGCCCGTACGCACACCATGCGCGACATCGTCGCCTCCATCCAGGCCGAGCAGGACCTGGTGATCCGCGCCCCCGCCGCCTCCGTCACCTACGTCGAGGGCGGGCCCGGCACCGGCAAGACCGCCGTCGCCCTGCACCGCGCGGCCTACCTCCTCTACCAGGACCGGCGCCGGTACGCGGGCGGCATCCTGATCGTCTCGCCCACCCCGCTCCTCGTCGCCTACACCGAGGGCGTGCTGCCCTCCCTCGGCGAGGAGGGCCAGGTCGCCGTCCGGGCCATCGGCTCGCTGGTCGAGGGCGCCGAGGCGACGCTGTACGACTCCCCGTCGGTGGCCCGCGCCAAGGGCTCGTACCGCATGCTCAAGGTGGTGCGCAAAGCCGCGCGGGGCGCCCTGGAACGCGCCGACGCGCCGACCCGGCTGCGGGTCGTCGCCTTCGGCCGGCGCCTGGAACTGGAGGCGGAGGAACTGGCCGCCGTCCGCCGCGCCGCCCTCGGCGGCACCGCCCCGGTCAATCTGCTGCGCCCCCGTGCCCGCAAGCTGCTCCTGGACGCCCTGTGGGAGCGCTCCGGCGCCGCCGGCCGGCACACCGACCCGGAACTCGCCGCCGAGCTGCGCTCCTCCTTCGACGAGGACATCACCTCCGAGGACGACTTCACCGCCTTCCTCGACGCCTGGTGGCCCGAGCTGACCCCGGCCGCCGTCCTGGACGCCATGGCCGACGAGAAGCGGCTGGGCCGCTGGGCCCGCCGCATCCTCAACCCCGGCGAGGTCCGCAAGGTCGCCCGCTCGCTGAGGCGGGACGGGCGCTCCGTCCACGACATCGCCGTTCTCGACGAGCTCCAGGCCGTCCTCGGCACCCCCGCCCGCCCCCGCAGGCAGCGGGAGATGGACCCGCTGGACCAGCTCACCGGCCTGGAGGAGCTGATGCCGGTGCGCGAGGAGACCCAGCGCGAGCGGGCCGAGCGGCTCGCCCAGGAGCGCGTCGAGTACGCCCACGTCATCGTGGACGAGGCGCAGGACCTCACCCCGATGCAGTGGCGCATGGTCGGCCGCCGCGGACGCCACGCCACGTGGACGGTCGTCGGCGACCCGGCCCAGTCCTCCTGGTCCGACCCGGACGAGGCCGCCCAGGCCCGCGACGAGGCCCTGGGCACCCGCCCGCGCCGCCGCTTCGAGCTGACGGTGAACTACCGCAACCCGGCGGAGATCGCCGAGCTGGCGTCCAGGGTGCTCGCCCTCGCCATGCCCGGGTCGACCTCGCCGAGGGCGGTGCGCTCCACCGGTGTGGAGCCGCGGTTCACGGTCGTGGCGGACTCGCTGGGCGCGACCGTGCGCGCGGAGGCGGCCCGGCTGCTGGACCGTGTGGAGGGCACCGTCGGCGTGGTCGTCGCCATGCAGCGCCGCGAGGAGGCGCGGCGCTGGCTCACCGGGCTCGGCGACCGGGTGGTGGCCCTCGGCAGCCTGGAGGCCAAGGGGCTGGAGTACGACGCGACGATCGTCGTCTCCCCGGCCGAGATCGCCGACGAGTCACCGGCCGGCCTGCGGGTCCTGTACGTCGCCCTGACCAGGGCGACCCAGCAGCTCACGGTGGTGTCGCAGGAGCGCGACGAGCCGGACGCGGCCGGGGTGCCGGACCTGCTGAGGGACTGA